A stretch of DNA from Methanogenium sp. S4BF:
CATATCCGGTTGTCTGTTTTTGGGCATCCTGTTGACCAGCACCGGATGAAGCGCACGCGGGCTGAAAAGTTCCCGCCATCCGCTGGCAGACGCCTGAAACGGCCCGGAGAGAGAAAAAGAGAAACGGGGACCTAATCCGCCGTGATCAGCGTGCCGGGGTTTTCACCTTTAAGGGCACGCTCGAGGGTGCCGCGCTCATGGCCGTTTATGATACGGATTTCCCGGATATTTTTTGCATGCATCAGGAGCTCAACGACCTTGCGCTCCAGCACGAGATCGTCCATATCAAGGCTGAGCAGTTCTCCTGCTGTGATCTCTTTGATGAGGTCTGCCTCAGGATTGACAAACGGATTTTCCGTGAAGAGACCGTCCACATTCTTCAGCAGGGTGCAGGTCTTTGCCCCGATGACCTCTGCTGCGAGGAAGGCACCGGTATCAGTCCGGTGCTGCGGGATGTAGGATCCGGGCGAGGGTTCTTCGAAGTAGCTGTATGGCGGTGTGCCTGCCATCACCGGCAGAAGGCCCATCCGTACCAGCATGGGAATGTCCATGATGTCATCCGCCGGGATGCGGATGCCCCCGTCTTCTGAGAGCAGGGCCGCAACCATCTTTGCATTCTGTGAACTCACGTCACCGGAGAGTTCTGCGAGAATTCCGGTCGGCATACCGAGGTCGATACCCACGTCCATCACATGACGGACACGGACACCGCCGCCCACCACGACAAGCATCTCATACTGTTCTTTTAAGAGACGGATTTCATCAAGGAGGGGCAAAAGCACCGTAGACCCAAAGTCCACCGTCCCGTGCCCGCCGATTTTAACCACGTTCAGATTGGGTGCAATGCGTACGGTCCGGTCCTGATGCTCTCCATACTCCAGAGATCTGCGTACCAGGGTCTCCCCCTGGAATTTGTTTTTAATCTCCCGGCGTGTTTTCATCAAATCACTGACCAGAGATATATTTTATACCAGTAAAGGTTTCCTGTTTTCGGTTACCCTGGCAGGTCATGTCCGGCACACCCGAAAACACCCCAACCCCGTTGCCGTAGTACAAACAGATATATACATCCAACGGGCATGTATGCATATATCAGCTGATATAGCACCTGCATAGCAGCTGGAGGATGTGAGCAAAATGAAGATCTATGTAAGACCACGCACAAAAGTCGGCGAAGGCGTCCACCAGCCGCAGTTCAAGGTCGTCGCCACCACCGGCGATAGAACGGAGCAGATCAAATTCCAGTCAAAGCACCTCCGCAAATCCGAGCTTGAGCAGATTGCAGAGGATACCGGTGCTACACTGGTCTACCTGAAGCCGGCCGGCGGCACTGGTGCCGGCGGTAAGAAGGACTAAATACTATACCACCGATTTTGGGTTGTCCGCAAAGCGGAAAAGAGGGGAACAGCATGAAAATATACGTACGTCCGCGACAGAAAGTCGGAGAGGGGGCGCATCAGCCAATGTTCAAGGTTGTTGCTGTCACCGGAAAGGGTGAGGAGAAACTGAAAATGGAAGCAGGCCATTTCCGGAAAAAGGAGCTGGAGACGATTGCCGCCGATGTCGGTGCAGAGATCGTGATGCTCGAACCGTCCGCGACCGAATCAGGAAAAGGCAAAACCTAACCACCAGCCTTTTTTTCCTTTCCTGCCCAATACCGCATACTTCTATGGCATCACTTGACATTCCTGCGCTCTTTCATGCAGCAGCTGAGATCCTTATCCGGGAAGACCAGCGCATTTCAGTTGAATATTCCGCAGGAGAAGCGAGAATACGGTTTCCCACCACCCGCCGCCTTGCCCGGTATCTTGATGTGCCCCATTACTATGTCCTCCCTGTGTTCAGCATGATGGAGGAGAAGCATCTGGTCAGACGGGAAGAACGGGTCGGGATATCCACAACAGGTGCGGGCACCATGCTCTTTCTGGACGTCATCCGGGGTTCAATGCCCGATGAGGCAGCCGCTCTTTTAGGGGAGGGGACCATTGCCGCACTTGCAGCGCTGCATTCTTCTGCGGCATCTGCGCCATAAATTCAATAGTACTCCCGGACACCGGAAAGAGAGAGGAATAGCAATACCTATCGTCAGAAATAATGATACTATCCTGATTTGACCGGAATAAACCGGAGAGATGACATGGACCTGCTGACAGAACATCCATATAACAAAGAGGACCTGCCGAAACCCGCATTTACCCTGCGGGAGGCTGCCGGATCGGTGGGTGATTTCGGAACGATTCTGCCGATTGTCTTCGGGGTGGCCCTCGTGTCAGACATGCACATCAGCCATATTCTCTTTTTTTTCGCGGTCTGGTTCATCATTTCCGGGTATTACTACCGCCTGCCGGTACCCATCGAGCCCATGAAGGCCATCGGGGCAGTGGTAATAGCCGGTTCACTGACGCAGGATATCATTGCTGCATCCGGCATCATCGTCGGGATCTTCTTTCTTCTGGCAGGTCTGATGCGATGGATGGAGACGCTGAAGCGCTACATCCCGCAGAATGTCATCCGGGGCGTTCAGGCGGGCCTTGCACTCCTGCTCCTCCGTTCAGCCTTTGGATTTGCGACGGGGGACATCATTCCGTTTGCCGTGGCAACCCTTGTCATCGGACTCTTCTGGGTCGGTGCGAAGTATACCCGGCTGCCGGATATCTCCGCCCTTATCGTGGTCTTCGGAGGTGTGGGAGCAGGGATACTCATCTCCGGGATGCCGGAGTTTGCCCTTCCTGCCCTTCCAACCCTCTTTCTGCCCTCACCGGGGGTGTTTGTCCCGGCATTCACCGACCTTGTCCTCCCGCAGGTGCCGCTCACCATCACCAATGCCATTCTGGCCACGTCTCTTCTGACCATTGACCTCTTCCGCCACGAAATAAAACCGGACCGCCTCTCTGCAACCATCGGGGTGATGAACCTGGTCTCGGTTCCCTTCGGCGGATTTCCCATGTGCCACGGCGCAGGTGGCATGGCGGGACAGTACCGCTTCGGCGCACGCACCGGCGGGGCAAATATCATCGCAGGCATCATCCTGCTCGCCTTTGCCATTTTCTTCGCCTCAGCAGGCGTGCTCTCCATCATTCCCACCGGCATATTCGGTGCCCTCCTGCTGTTTGTGGCAATCGAGCTGGGGATTCATGCGACCAAAACCGACTCTCCCGTGGTGACCGGCGTCATGGCAGTGCTCTCCCTCGCAGGCACCATCACGATTGCATTCATTGTCGGCATGGTTCTTGCATGGGGACGAATCGGGTACCGGAAACGCAAAGGGCGCAAAGCAGGTGCCGGAGAGACGAATACTCCACAAGAACAATCCGAAGAATAAAACAGAGGGCTAAAGCGTTCCGCCGGGTGGGTGCAGTATGTCATATGCACCCGGTGCGACGAAAGGCCCCCATCCAAGGACAGTGTGCCGGATGCGTGTGCCGGTTCAGACTGAGAGGAAGATTCTGCCTGAGTGCACGAACCGTCAGGGCCGCTCACAGGGTTGTGGGAAGCATGGTGTTACTGGAGCGGTATATGATCCTTGTATTCCTTCCGGTGAGGGGCAGGCGTACGAGGGTCGGGCTATGTGATACGGCCACTGGGTGTGAGCCCGGGTCCATGAGATTGGTTCTGCTCCCGTTTGGGAGGGGTTGATGATTCCACAGTGATTGAAGGGTGCAGGGGATCACAGGTTCGTGCAGGGCGGAAGGGAGGAGGACGACCAGACAAACGGCCAGGCAGAGTGAGGGAATGCTCGGAAATGAGCTTTGGGCGAGAATTCCTTTGAAGGTCACATTTGTCGGGTGTCTGCAGGAGGTACGAAAGATCATGAGGTATGGTGCTATGCCGTCGTACCTGCCACACGAAGTCCCTTCCGCAGGGTATTCGGCATCCGGTTCAGATATCCTCACAGAGCATCGGGTTTTTCTGAATATAACTCTTTACATTTGCTCAAATGTCAACAATATTTATTTACCATGCCCTTCCCTTCCCGCCGGATGTATATCAGAAAGGAACGCCTGCCAGACGTACCATTATGCCATTTTGAAACGAACGCATCTCCATATGTTGAAACCGCTGCAGGTCGAGGCGTGGGTGCAGTCACGCCGGTCTGACCTTGATGATGTACGGGAGCCGGTTGAGGCAATCATACGCCAGGTGCGGGAGGGGAAGGACGCCGCCCTGCGTGACCTGACGGCCCGGTTTGACGGAATCGAGATAGAGGACTTCCGTGTCACAGAAGAGGAGATAGAGGCGGCATACGATGATATTTCCCCCGAAATTGCTGAGCGCCTTATCGAGGCAGAGGCGCGAATCACCCAGTTCCATGAGCTGCAGAAACGCACCGGCATGTGGCTGCAGGAGACAGAGCCCGGCATCACCCTCGGGGTAAAGACGACGCCGCTCTCCCGTATCGGCGCCTACGTGCCCGGCGGGAGGGCCGCATACCCGTCCACCGCCCTGATGACTGCAGTTCCCGCACGCGTGGCAGGCGTTAAAGAGATCTGCTGCTGCACACCACCCCCCATCCACCCCCTGACGCTTGTCGCCCTCGATATTGCTGGCGTGTCTGAGATCTACCGTCTCGGCGGGGCGCAGGCCATCGCTGCAATGGCCCTCGGGACGGAGACAGTCGCACCGGTGCAGAAGATCGTCGGTCCGGGGAACATCTTTGTGACAGCGGCAAAGATGATGCTCCGCGACCATGCGGAGATTGACTTCCCCGCAGGCCCCTCGGAGATTGGCATCATCGCAGACAGCACCGCGATACCTGAGTATATCGCAGCAGACATCATGGCACAGGCCGAGCATGACCCGAAGGCCGCCTGCATCCTTGTCACGACCGACCCCGCCATTGCCGAGGCGGCATCAGCGGAAGTGGCCCGGATGTTTGAACAGAGCCCACGAAAAGAGATTATCGAAAAGGCACTGGCGAACTCCGGCTACATCATCGCAGAGACACTGGACGAGGCCATCAGCATGATGAACGGGATTGCGCCCGAGCACCTCTCCATCCAGGTGGCAGACACCTTTGCCGTCCTTTCAAAAATCGAGAATGCAGGCTCCATCTTCGCAGGCCCCTTCACTGCGGTTGCCTGCGGGGACTATGCCTCCGGCACCAACCATGTCCTCCCGACAGCCGGGTATGCCCGGATGTACTCAGGACTTAACGTGGACCACTTCTGCAAGACGTCGACCATTCAGATGATTGACCGGGAAGGGCTGGAAGCGATTGGCGATATTGTCGAGACGCTTGCCGATGCGGAAGGATTGCATGCCCATGCTGAATCGGTCAGGGTTCGGCGGAAATAAGAATATCAACCTATTTTTGGAATCTGTTGAGTGATCTCAGAATATGAAAACGGGATTACCCAACCCCCATAACGACTGCCAATAATCCATACAAAGGCATCCTCACAAAAAGCTAATACATACACAACCAATACCAGACTACCAATACAGGGACCGAATATATATGAAACTTGATATCGTTCTTGAAAAGGAAGAAGACGGTGGGTACTCCGCCCACTGTCCGGCCCTCAAGGGATGCCATTCTCAGGGCAGGACACGGGAAGAAGCGCTGGAAAATATGCAGGAAGCTATAGAACTGTATCTTGAAGTCGCCCATGATCTCGCCTCCCGTCAGGTAACATCACAGCCGGGTTCAATCCTCGTTGATCTCGCAGTATGAATACAAAGCGCCTTCTTCCGATATCCGGAAAAGATATGGTTCGGGTTTTTTCAAAAATCGGATTTCAGGTTGAACGCAAACGTGGCAGTCATATCATCATGAGCCGTGGCGATGAAATCCTTGTCATCCCGGATCACAATCCAATATCAAAAGGGACTGAACGTGAACTCATCAAAGACGCGGGCCTTACAGTAGAAGCGTTCAACGAACTGCTCAAAGGAAAGAAGTAACGGGAACTTAAAGAGAGCTCAATCGTCCATCCCGGATATGACAGGTGGCGGACAGCTTTGCCATTCTTTCAAAAATCGAGAATGCAGGCTCCATCTTCGCCGGCCCCTTCACCACAGCAGGATATGCCCGGATGTACTCAGGGATCATTGTGGACCCCTTCTGCAAGACGTCGACCATCCAGATGATTGACCGGGAAGGGCTGGAAGCGATCGGCGATATTGTCGAGACGCTCGCCGACGCGGAAGGACTGCATGCACATGCTGAGTCGGTCAGGGTTTGGCGAAAATAAGATCCTGATACTCATTTTTGCTCAGGAGAGCATCCGGTATCCTCCGACTCTGTATGAAAAGCGAATAGCGATATACATTCTTTGTTTTGCGCCGTTTCCAGGGAGTATACCACTCTATCACGAATATTCAGACCATCCCAATCTTCAGTTCCTGTAATTCTGCCAGGAATAATCCATTCGATTCAGTCGTCTTACGGCAAATACCACTCCACCAACGCCAGAAACTCCTCAACCGTCTCCCGTGAATACGGCCCCTCTTCATAGGCCGTGACAATCGTCATCGCATCACGGAAGGTGGAGAGGGCCATGAGAAATCCGTATGGCCAGCAGACACAGGGGAGGAGGCAGACATCCCGGAGACGGAGGGGGTGCCCGTTGATTCCTTCAGGCGGGAGGAAGTCCTCCTCCCTGAATATTCCAATATTTGAGAATACCGGGTTCTTCTGCCCGGTCGTTTCATATCCCTGCATCATCGCATCAAAAAACTGCCGGACCGCAGGCATCCCGCCCGCACAGATCTCCTCGTAGAAGAGGATGCACCCAAGCCCCATTGCAAGGCCCTCCGCCTTCCGTTTCTTCGTCACCGCCGTCACCTGACAGATGGCATCCTCCAGCCGTGCGTCTTCTCCGGCGGTGACGGTGACCTCATAGGCGACCGAGAGGTTCATGGGCAGACTGGCTCCGGTTTCA
This window harbors:
- a CDS encoding uridylate kinase, encoding MKTRREIKNKFQGETLVRRSLEYGEHQDRTVRIAPNLNVVKIGGHGTVDFGSTVLLPLLDEIRLLKEQYEMLVVVGGGVRVRHVMDVGIDLGMPTGILAELSGDVSSQNAKMVAALLSEDGGIRIPADDIMDIPMLVRMGLLPVMAGTPPYSYFEEPSPGSYIPQHRTDTGAFLAAEVIGAKTCTLLKNVDGLFTENPFVNPEADLIKEITAGELLSLDMDDLVLERKVVELLMHAKNIREIRIINGHERGTLERALKGENPGTLITAD
- a CDS encoding putative sulfate/molybdate transporter, translating into MDLLTEHPYNKEDLPKPAFTLREAAGSVGDFGTILPIVFGVALVSDMHISHILFFFAVWFIISGYYYRLPVPIEPMKAIGAVVIAGSLTQDIIAASGIIVGIFFLLAGLMRWMETLKRYIPQNVIRGVQAGLALLLLRSAFGFATGDIIPFAVATLVIGLFWVGAKYTRLPDISALIVVFGGVGAGILISGMPEFALPALPTLFLPSPGVFVPAFTDLVLPQVPLTITNAILATSLLTIDLFRHEIKPDRLSATIGVMNLVSVPFGGFPMCHGAGGMAGQYRFGARTGGANIIAGIILLAFAIFFASAGVLSIIPTGIFGALLLFVAIELGIHATKTDSPVVTGVMAVLSLAGTITIAFIVGMVLAWGRIGYRKRKGRKAGAGETNTPQEQSEE
- the hisD gene encoding histidinol dehydrogenase, yielding MLKPLQVEAWVQSRRSDLDDVREPVEAIIRQVREGKDAALRDLTARFDGIEIEDFRVTEEEIEAAYDDISPEIAERLIEAEARITQFHELQKRTGMWLQETEPGITLGVKTTPLSRIGAYVPGGRAAYPSTALMTAVPARVAGVKEICCCTPPPIHPLTLVALDIAGVSEIYRLGGAQAIAAMALGTETVAPVQKIVGPGNIFVTAAKMMLRDHAEIDFPAGPSEIGIIADSTAIPEYIAADIMAQAEHDPKAACILVTTDPAIAEAASAEVARMFEQSPRKEIIEKALANSGYIIAETLDEAISMMNGIAPEHLSIQVADTFAVLSKIENAGSIFAGPFTAVACGDYASGTNHVLPTAGYARMYSGLNVDHFCKTSTIQMIDREGLEAIGDIVETLADAEGLHAHAESVRVRRK
- a CDS encoding type II toxin-antitoxin system HicB family antitoxin, encoding MKLDIVLEKEEDGGYSAHCPALKGCHSQGRTREEALENMQEAIELYLEVAHDLASRQVTSQPGSILVDLAV
- a CDS encoding type II toxin-antitoxin system HicA family toxin is translated as MNTKRLLPISGKDMVRVFSKIGFQVERKRGSHIIMSRGDEILVIPDHNPISKGTERELIKDAGLTVEAFNELLKGKK
- a CDS encoding histidinol dehydrogenase gives rise to the protein MADSFAILSKIENAGSIFAGPFTTAGYARMYSGIIVDPFCKTSTIQMIDREGLEAIGDIVETLADAEGLHAHAESVRVWRK